Proteins encoded within one genomic window of Bacillus sp. F19:
- a CDS encoding flavin reductase family protein yields MDVMPESLHWKDAYKLMIGSILPRPIAFVSTIDEKGAANLAPFSFFTAISAEPMMICFSPMRKGTDGSKKDTLINIEKTKEFVINIVSEQIVEQMNRCAGDFDPEVDEFVQSGLTKGKSKAVAPPRVKESLVHLECELHDVLHFGEKAGSGSLVIGKVKHIHVDDALFYEGKIDSEELKPIGRLAGHMYTKPMTDTFEIKRR; encoded by the coding sequence ATGGATGTAATGCCAGAGTCGCTTCACTGGAAAGATGCTTATAAATTAATGATTGGCTCGATCCTGCCAAGGCCAATCGCTTTCGTATCGACTATTGATGAAAAAGGAGCGGCAAACTTGGCCCCGTTCAGCTTTTTTACCGCAATCTCAGCTGAACCGATGATGATTTGTTTCTCTCCTATGAGAAAAGGTACGGATGGATCTAAAAAGGATACTCTCATCAATATTGAAAAAACGAAGGAATTTGTCATCAACATTGTGAGTGAACAAATAGTGGAACAAATGAATCGATGTGCAGGCGATTTTGATCCGGAGGTAGATGAATTTGTTCAAAGTGGGCTGACGAAGGGGAAAAGCAAGGCAGTTGCCCCTCCCCGTGTGAAAGAAAGTCTGGTTCACCTGGAATGCGAGCTGCATGATGTCTTGCATTTTGGAGAGAAAGCGGGATCCGGCAGTCTTGTCATCGGCAAGGTAAAGCACATCCATGTTGATGATGCTCTTTTCTATGAAGGGAAAATTGACTCTGAAGAACTAAAGCCGATCGGACGTCTTGCCGGACACATGTATACAAAACCGATGACAGATACGTTTGAGATCAAGAGAAGGTGA
- a CDS encoding fumarylacetoacetate hydrolase family protein — MKFVTFQTPYSRQAAGWLQGHDLVIDMNAASRGFLPESIQEFLTEHERYLPYIHEMNPFEEGDLGVYRLSEVKLSSPLPRPVSIRDFYAFEEHVKTARKKRGLDVIPEWYQFPVFYFTNHLAVKGPEEKIEVPPCCKALDYELEIACVIGKEGRDIPASESEEYIFGYCIMNDWSARDLQREEMKVGLGPAKGKDFATSLGPYLVSKEELHPCKAGNRYDLTMTAAVNGKEISKGNLKDIYYSFAEMIERASSGVTLYPGEVIGSGTVGTGCILELGEEVHRYLRPGDEVELTIEGLGSLKNKIAAKSR; from the coding sequence ATGAAGTTTGTGACATTTCAAACCCCGTACAGCAGGCAGGCAGCGGGATGGCTTCAGGGGCATGATCTGGTGATTGATATGAACGCTGCAAGCCGGGGGTTCCTTCCTGAATCCATTCAAGAATTTTTAACAGAGCATGAACGATACCTCCCATATATTCATGAAATGAACCCGTTTGAAGAGGGGGATCTGGGAGTTTACCGGCTTTCAGAGGTGAAGCTGTCTTCACCTCTTCCAAGGCCGGTTAGCATTCGCGATTTTTATGCGTTTGAAGAGCATGTGAAAACTGCCCGCAAGAAAAGAGGGCTTGATGTTATTCCGGAATGGTATCAATTTCCCGTGTTTTATTTTACAAATCACCTGGCCGTGAAAGGTCCGGAGGAAAAGATTGAAGTTCCTCCATGCTGTAAGGCTCTTGATTATGAACTTGAGATTGCCTGTGTTATAGGGAAGGAAGGGCGTGACATCCCTGCAAGTGAATCAGAAGAGTACATTTTTGGATACTGCATCATGAATGACTGGAGTGCGCGAGATCTTCAAAGAGAAGAAATGAAAGTTGGTCTTGGTCCGGCAAAAGGAAAGGATTTCGCAACATCGCTTGGACCATACCTGGTTTCAAAAGAGGAGCTTCATCCATGTAAGGCAGGAAATCGGTATGATTTAACGATGACAGCGGCTGTTAATGGAAAAGAGATATCGAAAGGGAATTTAAAAGATATTTATTATTCTTTTGCAGAGATGATAGAAAGGGCTTCTTCGGGTGTCACCTTATATCCGGGAGAAGTGATTGGCTCAGGAACCGTTGGAACCGGGTGTATTTTAGAGCTGGGGGAAGAGGTGCATCGTTATTTAAGGCCGGGAGATGAGGTCGAATTAACAATAGAAGGTCTGGGCTCATTAAAAAATAAAATTGCAGCCAAAAGCAGGTGA
- a CDS encoding homogentisate 1,2-dioxygenase — MYYRTLGKIPHKRHTMFKKEDGSLYREQVMGTKGFSGTQSILYHHYMPTEVAKSELLHSYLPEYEQTDSLKHRHFFTDALQTEGDAIEAREYILGNDDLLIGVVLAKKPMESYYRNGDGDELLFIHFGNGTIETMFGVITYRPGDYINIPIGTIYRVVPKAETKILFIESFSQITTPKRYRNEYGQLLEHSPFCERDFRGPEQLLTVESRGEFEVLTKSRGYMHKHTFNHHPFDVAGWDGYLYPWAFNIGDFEPITGRIHQPPPVHQTFEGHNFVVCSFVPRMYDYHPESIPAPYYHSNVNSDELLYYVEGNFMSRKGIKKGSITLHPSGIPHGPHPGKTEASIGKKETLELAVMIDTFRPLRIVKKAKEIEDADYMYTWT; from the coding sequence ATGTATTATCGCACGTTAGGCAAAATTCCGCATAAGAGACATACGATGTTTAAAAAAGAAGACGGAAGCCTATACCGGGAACAGGTTATGGGAACGAAGGGGTTTTCAGGTACACAATCCATTCTGTATCATCACTACATGCCTACAGAGGTAGCAAAGTCAGAGCTTCTTCATTCCTATCTCCCTGAATATGAACAGACGGATTCCTTGAAACACAGGCATTTCTTTACAGATGCTCTGCAAACTGAAGGGGATGCTATTGAGGCTAGAGAGTATATCCTCGGAAATGATGATCTCTTAATAGGTGTGGTTCTTGCAAAAAAACCGATGGAGTCCTATTACCGGAACGGTGATGGAGATGAATTGCTCTTTATTCATTTTGGAAATGGAACGATTGAGACGATGTTCGGTGTCATCACATACCGGCCGGGAGATTACATCAACATCCCGATAGGCACAATCTATCGTGTCGTGCCAAAAGCCGAAACAAAAATCCTTTTCATAGAATCGTTCAGCCAGATCACAACACCTAAACGATACCGAAATGAATACGGCCAGCTTTTAGAGCACAGCCCTTTTTGTGAAAGAGATTTCCGGGGTCCTGAACAGCTTCTGACAGTAGAATCCCGAGGCGAGTTTGAGGTCTTGACAAAATCCAGGGGCTATATGCATAAGCATACCTTTAACCACCATCCCTTCGATGTAGCGGGATGGGACGGCTACTTGTATCCATGGGCTTTTAATATCGGGGATTTTGAGCCGATTACAGGACGGATTCATCAGCCGCCGCCTGTTCATCAAACATTTGAAGGCCACAATTTCGTTGTCTGCTCATTCGTGCCTAGAATGTACGATTATCATCCTGAGTCGATTCCGGCGCCGTATTATCACAGTAATGTCAACAGTGATGAGCTTCTTTACTATGTAGAAGGAAATTTTATGAGCCGAAAAGGAATCAAAAAGGGATCCATCACACTTCATCCAAGCGGAATTCCGCATGGTCCTCATCCGGGAAAAACGGAAGCAAGCATCGGGAAAAAAGAGACGCTTGAACTCGCGGTAATGATTGATACGTTTCGCCCGCTCAGAATTGTGAAAAAGGCCAAGGAAATTGAAGATGCCGATTACATGTATACTTGGACCTGA
- a CDS encoding glycoside hydrolase family 18 protein encodes MQIHIVREGQTLYGIAQAYSTTAEEIIRTNEIPNPGQLVIGQTIVIPIKGRFYWVQPGDTLWSISRRYGSTPKELSEVNQISINSPLQIGFRLYIPDRPKQKAEFNAYIEPSGNQVSPILEESAREAAPYLTYLGPFSFRIQKDGTLDEPLLNDFANIAKNNGVTLMMIVTNLDDEGFSDEIGRIILTNQDVQNKLLNNIVETAKKYGFRDIHFDMEYLRPVDREAYNRFLRKAKARFKKEGWLISTALAPKTSADQKGKWYEAHDYKAHGEIVDFVVVMTYEWGYSGGPPMAVSPIGPVREVLEYTLSEIPANKVMMGQNLYGYDWTLPFKPGGEFAKAISPQQAIRLASQYNVPIQYDMKAQAPHFNYRDNEGKEHEVWFEDARSIQAKFDLMKELKLRGMSYWKLGLSFPQNWLLIADNFNVVKMPT; translated from the coding sequence ATGCAGATACATATTGTCCGAGAAGGACAAACTTTATACGGGATAGCTCAAGCTTACAGTACAACCGCTGAAGAGATCATCCGGACAAATGAAATTCCCAATCCAGGCCAGCTTGTTATCGGCCAGACAATAGTCATTCCGATAAAAGGGCGATTTTATTGGGTGCAGCCTGGAGATACATTGTGGTCTATCAGCAGAAGATACGGTTCAACTCCAAAGGAATTATCTGAAGTAAATCAAATCTCGATTAATAGCCCGCTGCAAATTGGGTTCAGACTTTATATTCCCGACCGTCCAAAACAAAAAGCAGAATTCAATGCTTATATTGAACCTTCCGGAAATCAGGTAAGTCCTATTCTGGAGGAAAGTGCACGGGAAGCAGCGCCTTATTTAACTTACCTCGGTCCGTTCAGCTTCCGCATTCAAAAGGATGGCACCCTAGATGAGCCGCTCTTAAATGACTTTGCCAATATCGCCAAAAACAATGGAGTCACATTAATGATGATAGTGACGAATTTAGATGATGAAGGCTTCAGTGACGAAATCGGCCGAATCATCTTAACAAATCAGGACGTCCAGAATAAACTTCTGAATAACATTGTTGAAACCGCGAAAAAATATGGATTCCGCGATATCCATTTTGATATGGAGTATTTAAGGCCGGTCGACAGAGAGGCCTATAATCGTTTCTTAAGAAAAGCAAAAGCCCGCTTTAAAAAAGAAGGCTGGCTCATTTCTACAGCTCTGGCCCCTAAAACAAGCGCAGATCAAAAAGGAAAATGGTACGAGGCGCATGATTATAAAGCACATGGTGAAATTGTCGATTTTGTAGTGGTGATGACTTACGAGTGGGGCTATAGCGGCGGACCGCCAATGGCAGTATCCCCAATTGGACCGGTTAGGGAGGTCCTCGAGTACACGCTGTCAGAAATACCGGCAAATAAAGTCATGATGGGACAGAATTTATACGGGTACGACTGGACCCTGCCGTTTAAGCCCGGAGGAGAATTTGCAAAAGCCATCAGCCCGCAGCAGGCGATCCGCTTAGCAAGTCAATACAACGTCCCCATACAATATGATATGAAAGCACAAGCTCCACACTTCAATTACCGCGATAATGAAGGAAAAGAGCATGAAGTCTGGTTTGAGGATGCCCGTTCCATTCAGGCCAAATTTGATTTAATGAAGGAGTTAAAGCTAAGAGGCATGAGCTATTGGAAGCTCGGACTCTCGTTCCCGCAAAACTGGTTATTGATTGCCGACAACTTTAATGTCGTAAAAATGCCAACATAA
- a CDS encoding cysteine hydrolase, with the protein MVKKDNCALLIIDMINNFKFKHGEVLADEAKRVSENIFSLKKKMQEKKRPIIYINDHYKLWQADFQKISEKCTNELSRPIIEQLYPDDTDFFLIKPMHSAFYGTALNMLLDNLKVQHLILTGIAGNICVLFSANDAYMRGYKLSVPSDCIASNDKHDNEYALRMMKNVLQADIGDSRQIKI; encoded by the coding sequence TTGGTTAAAAAAGATAACTGTGCCCTGCTCATTATTGATATGATAAATAATTTTAAATTTAAGCATGGTGAAGTTTTAGCTGATGAAGCTAAACGAGTTTCTGAGAATATTTTCTCATTAAAAAAGAAAATGCAGGAAAAAAAACGTCCCATCATTTATATAAATGATCATTATAAATTATGGCAGGCTGATTTTCAAAAGATTTCTGAAAAATGCACAAATGAACTGAGCAGGCCAATCATTGAACAGCTCTATCCTGATGATACGGATTTTTTCTTAATTAAACCCATGCATTCTGCCTTTTATGGAACCGCCTTAAACATGCTTTTGGACAATCTTAAAGTGCAGCATCTAATTTTGACAGGAATAGCCGGAAACATCTGTGTTCTTTTTTCAGCTAATGATGCCTATATGCGGGGATATAAACTCTCCGTTCCATCTGACTGCATTGCTTCAAATGATAAACATGACAATGAATACGCTCTTCGTATGATGAAAAATGTCCTTCAGGCAGATATAGGCGATTCCCGCCAAATAAAAATATAA
- the tadA gene encoding tRNA adenosine(34) deaminase TadA gives MDKDMVYMELAIKEALKAKAIGEVPIGAVIVHNDEVVGSGYNLRESEQRSIAHAEMIAIDQACASMGTWRLEDATLYVTLEPCPMCAGAIVLSRVKRVVYGAADPKGGCAGTLMNLLDEKRFNHQVEVAKGILEDECGLMLSDFFRDLRKQKKAEKASSKNLQ, from the coding sequence ATGGATAAGGACATGGTATATATGGAACTTGCAATAAAAGAAGCTTTGAAAGCTAAAGCAATCGGCGAGGTTCCAATAGGTGCGGTCATCGTACATAACGATGAAGTAGTTGGATCCGGATACAATCTAAGAGAAAGTGAGCAAAGGTCAATTGCCCATGCGGAAATGATTGCGATTGATCAGGCGTGTGCCTCAATGGGTACGTGGAGGCTTGAGGATGCGACGCTTTACGTAACCCTTGAGCCCTGTCCGATGTGCGCGGGGGCGATTGTGCTTTCAAGAGTGAAAAGAGTGGTTTACGGGGCCGCAGATCCGAAAGGCGGATGTGCAGGGACGCTGATGAATCTTCTGGATGAAAAAAGATTTAACCACCAGGTTGAAGTAGCTAAAGGAATCCTTGAGGATGAATGCGGGTTAATGCTTAGCGATTTTTTCAGGGATCTTAGAAAGCAAAAGAAAGCAGAAAAAGCTTCTTCAAAAAATTTACAGTAG
- the dnaX gene encoding DNA polymerase III subunit gamma/tau, giving the protein MSYQALYRVWRPQQFHDVVGQEHITRTLQNALLQEKFSHAYLFSGPRGTGKTSAAKIFAKTVNCEKAPVAEPCNECSACLGITDGSISDVIEIDAASNNGVDEIRDIRDKVKYAPSSVSYKVYIVDEVHMLSIGAFNALLKTLEEPPKHVIFILATTEPHKIPLTIISRCQRFDFKRITAAAIVGRMQEIIEGQEIEADAAALQVIASAADGGMRDALSLLDQAISFSDETVTLDDALLITGSVSQAMIGELIHAMFNKDVSAALQALDELMNQGKDASKLVEDFIYYYRDLLLHQTAPHLEEVLERVTVDEQFVELSKQMPPDTIYHAIDVLNKSQQEMKWTNHPRIFLEVAIVKLSEHEAKAVQSGKSENHTELEATVKKLANELELLKKQGVAISGQQAPQNEQKAPKAVRSGYKVPAGRIQEILKDATKQNLAAIKSRWGELLDYLRRQNKVSHAALLTDSEPVAASETAFVLKFKYEIHCKMVADNNNQVRSNMEAILLELTGRNMEMVGVPEQEWGKIREDYIRDQRQNDDGDSPEEDEDPLIAEAKKLVGTDLIEIKD; this is encoded by the coding sequence GTGAGTTACCAGGCTTTATACCGTGTTTGGCGGCCGCAGCAATTTCATGATGTCGTAGGTCAAGAACATATTACAAGAACGCTTCAAAATGCCCTGCTGCAAGAAAAATTCTCGCATGCCTATCTTTTTTCCGGACCAAGAGGAACAGGGAAAACGAGTGCGGCCAAGATTTTTGCGAAAACAGTCAATTGTGAAAAAGCTCCGGTTGCAGAACCATGCAATGAATGTTCTGCCTGCCTTGGCATCACAGATGGTTCCATTTCCGATGTGATTGAAATAGATGCTGCTTCAAATAATGGAGTAGATGAAATACGGGATATACGTGATAAAGTAAAATATGCACCGTCTTCGGTGAGCTATAAGGTTTATATCGTTGATGAAGTGCACATGCTCTCCATAGGAGCGTTCAATGCCTTGTTAAAAACGCTTGAAGAACCGCCTAAGCATGTCATCTTTATATTAGCCACTACAGAACCTCACAAAATACCGCTGACGATTATCTCCAGGTGCCAGAGATTCGATTTTAAACGAATAACAGCGGCTGCAATTGTCGGGAGAATGCAGGAGATCATTGAAGGTCAGGAGATAGAAGCAGATGCTGCTGCGCTTCAGGTCATTGCAAGTGCAGCGGATGGCGGTATGCGTGATGCCTTGAGTTTGCTCGATCAGGCTATTTCCTTCAGTGATGAAACCGTGACATTAGATGATGCACTGCTGATAACGGGGTCAGTCTCACAGGCGATGATAGGCGAATTAATCCATGCTATGTTCAATAAAGACGTATCTGCAGCTCTGCAGGCTTTAGATGAGCTGATGAATCAGGGAAAAGATGCATCGAAACTTGTAGAAGACTTTATCTACTATTACAGGGATCTGCTGCTGCATCAAACAGCTCCGCATCTTGAGGAAGTATTAGAGCGGGTTACAGTTGATGAACAGTTTGTGGAATTATCTAAACAGATGCCTCCCGATACAATCTACCATGCTATAGATGTCCTAAACAAAAGCCAGCAGGAAATGAAATGGACAAATCACCCCCGTATTTTCCTTGAGGTGGCAATTGTTAAGCTTTCCGAGCATGAGGCAAAAGCTGTTCAATCTGGTAAAAGTGAAAACCATACTGAGCTTGAAGCGACAGTGAAGAAACTTGCAAATGAATTAGAGCTTCTGAAAAAACAGGGAGTCGCAATCAGCGGACAGCAAGCGCCGCAAAATGAACAAAAGGCACCAAAAGCCGTCCGAAGCGGGTACAAAGTGCCTGCAGGCCGGATTCAGGAAATCCTGAAAGATGCAACGAAACAAAACCTGGCAGCCATAAAGAGCCGCTGGGGAGAGCTGCTTGATTATCTGCGCAGGCAAAACAAAGTATCTCATGCAGCCCTATTGACAGACAGTGAACCGGTAGCTGCATCAGAAACAGCATTTGTGTTAAAGTTTAAATATGAAATCCATTGTAAAATGGTAGCGGACAACAACAATCAGGTTCGCAGCAATATGGAAGCCATTCTTTTAGAATTAACGGGACGAAACATGGAAATGGTTGGCGTTCCAGAACAAGAATGGGGTAAAATAAGAGAAGATTACATACGTGATCAGCGTCAGAATGATGACGGCGATTCCCCTGAAGAAGACGAAGATCCGCTCATAGCTGAAGCAAAAAAACTAGTGGGTACAGATCTCATTGAAATAAAAGATTAA
- a CDS encoding YbaB/EbfC family nucleoid-associated protein, which yields MNRGGMGNMQKMMKQMQKMQKDMAKAQEELAEKTIEGTAGGGMVIVTINGNKEVVDVNIKEEVVDPEDIDMLQDLVLAATNDALKKMDELTNDTMGKFTKGMNLPGMF from the coding sequence ATGAACCGTGGCGGAATGGGCAACATGCAGAAAATGATGAAACAAATGCAAAAAATGCAGAAAGACATGGCCAAAGCGCAAGAAGAACTGGCTGAAAAAACAATTGAAGGAACAGCTGGCGGCGGTATGGTCATTGTTACGATTAATGGAAACAAAGAAGTAGTAGATGTAAACATTAAAGAGGAAGTTGTAGATCCGGAAGATATCGATATGCTTCAAGATTTAGTTCTTGCTGCTACAAATGACGCTCTGAAGAAAATGGATGAACTCACAAACGATACAATGGGTAAATTTACAAAAGGCATGAACTTGCCAGGCATGTTCTAG
- the recR gene encoding recombination mediator RecR, which produces MHYPEPISKLIDSFMKLPGIGPKTAVRLAFFVLNMKEDVVLDFAKALVNAKRNLTYCSVCGHITDQDPCYICEDQRRDKTVICVVQDPKDVIAMEKMKEYSGLYHVLQGAISPMDGIGPEDIKIPELLKRLQDDTVQEIILATNPNIEGEATAMYISRLLKPTGIKMTRIAHGLPVGGDLEYADEVTLSKALEGRREL; this is translated from the coding sequence ATGCATTATCCTGAACCGATATCAAAGCTGATTGACAGCTTTATGAAACTGCCAGGAATTGGCCCGAAGACGGCCGTTCGTCTGGCTTTTTTTGTACTGAATATGAAAGAAGACGTTGTGCTGGATTTTGCAAAGGCCTTGGTCAATGCCAAAAGAAATCTTACGTACTGTTCTGTATGCGGTCATATTACAGATCAGGATCCCTGCTATATTTGTGAAGACCAAAGAAGAGATAAAACCGTCATTTGCGTCGTTCAGGACCCAAAAGACGTTATCGCAATGGAGAAAATGAAGGAATACTCAGGGCTGTATCATGTGCTTCAAGGTGCAATCTCACCGATGGATGGCATCGGACCTGAGGATATCAAGATTCCTGAACTGCTGAAAAGGCTTCAGGACGATACGGTGCAGGAAATCATACTCGCTACCAATCCTAACATTGAAGGTGAAGCAACCGCGATGTATATCTCCAGACTTTTAAAGCCGACAGGGATTAAAATGACGCGAATAGCACATGGCCTTCCTGTAGGCGGAGATCTGGAATATGCGGATGAAGTAACTTTATCAAAAGCTCTGGAAGGAAGACGGGAGCTTTAA
- a CDS encoding YaaL family protein produces the protein MFFRRKGWLRKEYDQLLVDDLLFMKDEWNRQKQLVDKSVEPSPEILYELKVAQSKYFFLLREAKKRNITIGRK, from the coding sequence TTGTTTTTTCGCAGAAAAGGCTGGCTTAGAAAAGAATACGATCAGCTGCTGGTTGATGACCTCCTTTTTATGAAGGATGAATGGAATCGGCAAAAGCAGCTTGTTGATAAAAGTGTGGAGCCATCTCCTGAAATACTATATGAATTAAAAGTGGCTCAATCAAAATATTTCTTCTTATTAAGAGAAGCAAAAAAGAGAAATATTACAATCGGCAGGAAATAG
- a CDS encoding pro-sigmaK processing inhibitor BofA family protein yields MEPVYVFSILGGIIILLLVAGAPLKSMRWAGQVLAKVVIGALFLFFINAFGTSMGLHIPINLTTAGISGLLGLPGVAALIIIKMVILS; encoded by the coding sequence ATGGAACCGGTCTACGTTTTTTCCATTCTCGGAGGAATCATAATCCTGCTGCTTGTTGCAGGCGCCCCGCTCAAGTCAATGCGCTGGGCTGGTCAAGTGCTTGCGAAAGTTGTTATAGGTGCATTATTTTTATTCTTCATTAATGCATTTGGTACAAGCATGGGCCTGCACATCCCCATTAATCTGACGACTGCGGGTATTTCTGGATTGCTTGGTTTGCCGGGTGTTGCTGCATTAATTATTATAAAAATGGTTATTTTATCTTAG
- a CDS encoding sigma factor G inhibitor Gin: MNSEDLKKPAGETCIICDTEKAKGIHLYTSFVCTDCEIDMIQTETEDPKYKFFIDKLRRVKTPPLYS, translated from the coding sequence TTGAATTCGGAAGATTTAAAGAAACCGGCTGGGGAAACGTGTATTATATGTGATACGGAAAAGGCGAAGGGAATTCATCTCTATACAAGCTTTGTTTGTACAGATTGTGAGATTGATATGATTCAGACAGAAACAGAAGATCCTAAATATAAATTTTTTATTGATAAGCTGCGGAGAGTGAAAACGCCGCCGCTCTATTCTTAA
- a CDS encoding aminotransferase class I/II-fold pyridoxal phosphate-dependent enzyme, with protein MNTPLYSALKRHAMKHPVSFHVPGHKYGQIFPQEAIDDFEKILKLDATEITGLDDLHDPSGPIAEAQGLAAALYKADKTYFLVNGTTSGNIAMIMACCERDKPVLVQRNSHKSIINGIRLAGACPVFLAPKFDEELMVPSYVPQETIAEAINEYPDASALILTSPNYYGLACDLQGAVKLAHEKNIPVLVDEAHGAHFILGDPYPQSALEAGADVVVHSAHKTLPAMTMGSYLHVNGKLANANRIGHYLSTLQSSSPSYPIMASLDLARAYLKGLTSAEAVNSISDAINTFENTIMEIDELCIVRSKDRKTSTDPLKLTIKSNIGMTGFELQSHLEASGIYTELADLQNVLLVLPLASKIAPEFGYTTIKGTFAGKNELNPLIFQTGTSPISKPLSYHQLNGYSREVVSFKDAAGLLSGDAVIPYPPGIPLLMEGERITMEHISLIQVLIQGGARFQGSSALSEEKLAVYIKKR; from the coding sequence ATGAATACTCCACTGTATTCAGCCCTGAAAAGGCATGCGATGAAGCACCCGGTTTCGTTTCATGTACCCGGGCATAAATATGGACAGATTTTTCCTCAAGAGGCAATAGATGATTTTGAAAAGATTTTAAAGTTAGATGCGACGGAGATTACAGGATTGGATGATCTTCATGATCCAAGCGGCCCGATTGCAGAGGCTCAGGGGCTTGCTGCAGCTCTATATAAGGCAGATAAAACGTATTTTTTAGTAAATGGTACAACCTCAGGAAATATCGCAATGATTATGGCTTGCTGTGAGAGAGATAAGCCGGTTTTAGTTCAGCGGAACAGTCATAAATCCATTATTAATGGAATCAGGCTTGCAGGAGCCTGTCCAGTATTTCTGGCGCCAAAATTTGATGAAGAATTGATGGTTCCTTCTTATGTGCCGCAGGAAACCATTGCTGAAGCTATAAATGAATACCCAGATGCATCAGCTTTAATATTAACGAGTCCGAATTATTATGGCCTGGCGTGTGACCTGCAAGGTGCAGTAAAGCTTGCCCATGAAAAGAATATCCCTGTTTTGGTGGACGAAGCACACGGTGCCCATTTTATACTGGGGGATCCTTACCCGCAATCTGCATTAGAGGCTGGTGCAGATGTTGTTGTTCACTCTGCCCATAAAACATTGCCAGCAATGACAATGGGTTCCTATTTGCATGTGAATGGCAAATTGGCAAATGCAAACCGTATAGGTCACTATCTATCCACTTTACAGAGCAGCAGTCCATCTTATCCAATCATGGCCTCATTGGACTTAGCAAGAGCTTATTTAAAGGGTTTAACATCTGCAGAAGCAGTTAATTCCATCTCTGACGCAATAAACACTTTTGAAAATACAATTATGGAAATAGATGAGCTGTGTATTGTTCGTTCCAAAGACAGGAAGACAAGTACAGATCCTCTTAAACTTACGATTAAATCAAATATTGGAATGACCGGTTTTGAGCTTCAGAGTCACTTAGAGGCTTCTGGCATCTATACGGAGCTTGCAGACCTCCAGAATGTTTTGCTCGTTTTGCCGTTAGCAAGTAAGATAGCGCCTGAATTTGGGTATACCACTATAAAGGGTACTTTCGCTGGAAAAAACGAGCTGAATCCTCTAATCTTCCAAACTGGCACCAGCCCTATCAGTAAGCCCCTATCCTATCATCAGTTAAATGGGTATAGTAGAGAGGTTGTATCTTTTAAGGATGCGGCCGGCTTATTAAGCGGAGATGCTGTTATTCCATATCCGCCGGGAATCCCTCTTTTAATGGAGGGAGAACGAATCACGATGGAACATATCAGCCTAATACAGGTGCTGATACAAGGCGGTGCAAGGTTTCAGGGAAGCAGTGCACTGTCAGAAGAAAAGCTTGCAGTTTATATAAAGAAAAGGTGA
- the tmk gene encoding dTMP kinase has protein sequence MKGIFITFEGPDGAGKTTILNMLSEEFREKGIEAVFTREPGGIRIAEQIREVILNKENTEMDSRTEALLYAAARRQHIVEKVIPALNEGKLIICDRFIDSSLAYQGYAREIGVDDVYSINMFAIDGVMPEVTLYFDIEPERGLMRISGNDGREVNRLDLEKMDFHLKVQQGYKHLIDKFPERIKVINADQSLADVYHDVKEVLIPYLK, from the coding sequence ATGAAAGGGATTTTTATCACATTCGAAGGACCTGATGGTGCAGGGAAGACAACCATCCTAAATATGCTGTCAGAGGAATTCAGGGAAAAGGGTATAGAGGCAGTATTCACCCGTGAACCAGGAGGAATCCGGATTGCTGAGCAAATCCGCGAAGTGATTTTAAATAAAGAAAATACAGAAATGGATTCAAGAACAGAGGCTTTGCTGTATGCAGCTGCAAGACGCCAGCATATTGTAGAGAAAGTAATTCCTGCCTTAAATGAGGGGAAATTGATTATCTGTGACCGGTTTATTGATAGTTCCTTAGCCTATCAGGGGTATGCGAGAGAAATTGGTGTAGATGATGTTTATTCTATTAATATGTTTGCGATTGACGGTGTCATGCCTGAGGTTACTTTATACTTTGATATAGAGCCAGAGCGCGGTCTGATGAGAATCAGCGGCAATGACGGCAGAGAAGTGAACAGACTGGATCTTGAGAAGATGGACTTTCATTTAAAGGTTCAGCAGGGCTATAAACATTTAATTGATAAATTCCCTGAACGGATAAAAGTTATTAATGCCGATCAGTCTCTTGCTGACGTCTATCATGATGTGAAGGAAGTTTTAATTCCTTATTTAAAGTAA